GCATAAAATCGCAGAATCCCAGCACACGTTCTCCCAGTCCACCGAGTTCCAGATAGGCATTGTTGAAAGCTTCCTTCATCTCTTCGTCCATCAATTTCTCCTTGCCGTTGATGAAAATGGTCGAGCAGCGTTCCAGAATACGTTCCGGAGCACCCTTCATAACCAGCAGATAGCGAGGATCGCTAGGATCTTCCGTCTCGTGGATAGAAACCTGGTACTTGTTGGTCGAATTGAACGGAATCTCGCACACCTTCTTGTTGCGCTTGCGAATACTGAGGATGTCTCCGAGAGCCAGTTCCATACATTTCAGCAGAGCAGCTTCCGAAGCATCACCGCTGACTTCCTTCTTCAGAATTGGAACACCATCTTGACCTCCCTTGAACTCGGCACGGTTGCACAGCGAAGCAATACGGGACAGAGCCTTGAATCCGGGGCTGGTGCGATCATACTGCACACCGCTTTGATCCTCAGTGGTATCCGCTTCGATGATTTGATTATCAAACCACATGTGAGCGACGGTCATACGATTCTGGGTCAGTGTGCCGGTTTTATCCGAGCAGATGGTCGAGGTCGAACCGAGGGTCTCCACAGCTTCCAGATTcttaaccaagcaattcttcgaAGCCATACGCTTGGCAGTCAGGGTCAAACATACGGTGACGGTGGCGAGCAAACCTTCCGGGACGTTGGCGACGATAATACCGATCAGGAAGATAACAGCGTCCAGCCAGTGGTAACCGAGGATGAAGGCAATCACGAAAAAGGTAACACCGAGGAACACAGCTACGCCCGTAATGATGTGAATGAAATGGTGGATTTCCTTAGCGATCGGAGTTTCGCCCGTGTCCAAACCGGAAGCGAGACCAGCGATACGACCCATCACGGTGTGATCACCGCAGCTAATGACGACACCCTTCGCAGTACCTTCGACGGCATTGGTCGAGAAGAAGGCCAGATTTTTCGTTTCCAGTGGGTTATCGTGGGTGAACTCGGGTCCGCGTGACTGTGGCTCAGACTCGCCGGTAAGTGACGAATTGTCAACCTGAAACGAAAACGAAGGGGGGAATTAGTAGgtttttgatttcaatttaaatttaatccAGATTTGTGAACCCGTTGATTTAGGAAATCAACACGAACAGGACATTCATGTCCTATTGTAGCCTTAACATTGCATTTAAgtcatatatttgaaatttaaatgcaGTTACTTAGCATTATATGATTATATCGTGCTAATATAAAATTTACAATCATCAACGGTTTGTATGGTTTTTAACAGAtccgctgaaaagttcgtatcgtttctatgagagggcaccactagaattaaatccataccattttcagctagtaccaaccttcaaaagatacgtgtataaatttgacagctgtctgattattagtttgagagatattgcattttgagtgaagctacttttgttgttgtgaacaaaatggaaaaaaaggaatttcgtgtgttgatgaaactctactttttgatgaaaaaaaagtgccaccgataccaaaaaatggcttgatgagtgttatccagactctgcaccgggcgaagcagcaattcgtaagtggtttgcaaaattttgtactggtcatatgattgccgaagacgatgaacgcagtggacgtccaaaagaggctgttaccgatgaaaatgggaaaaaaatccacaaaatgattttcaatgaccgtaaagtgaagttgatcgagatagctgacaccctaaagatatcaaaggaacgtgttggacatattattcacgaatatttggatatgagaaagctttgtgcaaaatgggtgccgcgtgagctcacaatcgatcaaaaacaacaacgaattgatgattctgagcagtgtttggagctgttatatcaaaataaaatcgatttttttcgtcgatatataacaatggacgaaacatggctccatcacttcactccggagttcaatcgacagtcagctgagtggactgcacgcgatgaaccgaacccaaagcgtggaaagactcaacaatcggccggtaaggttatggcgtctgtattttgggattcgcatggtattattttcatcgactaccttgaaaagggaaaaaccatcaacagtgactattatatagcgttattagagcgtttgaaggacgaaatttcaaaaaaaaggcctcatttgaagaagaaaaaaattttgtttcatcaagacaatgcatcgtgtcacaagtcgatgaaaaccatgctgaaattgaacgaattgctccctcatccaccgtattcgatttggcctccagtgactttttcctgttctcagacctcaagagaatgctcgctggtaaaaaatttagaagcaatgaagaggtaatcgctgaaactgaggcctattttgaggcaaaggacaaatcgtactacaaaaatggtatcgaaaagttggaagatcgctataatcgctgtatcgcctctgatggcaattatgttgaataataaaaacgaattttggcaaaaaaatgtgtgtttctattaaacgatacgaacttttcagccgaactgttatcaaTGGATTCAGATTCAGACGGCAAGCATTACAGAAAAAACAACAGTTCAAATTTGTTAAATCTTAAATGaatgttgaaatgaaaaaacaaaTTCACCTCAACCAATTCAGTGATTCAATCAACCGCGAGAACGCTCCAACGCTCATCAGTCAAAGCCTTGACAAGTCAATCGTGCCATGCTGTTTGTCCGCCGTTGTGCCCCCATTGAACGACGACCATTTATGATTCAATTGCTTTGTGTTCCACATTCTTGTTTCGAATTGAATTAGATAGCAATTCTCAAGAATCCAAACTCAATTAATGGCAATACATATTTCTACTACTACTGATACCACTAAGACTAGAATGGAAGGAAACCTACCTTGAAGCTTCGTGCCTCGATAATACGAATATCGGCGGGTATCCTATCGCCAAACTTGACCTCTACGACATCACCGATAACCAGATCTTCGGCGCGGAGTGTAAGCTTCTCACCTTCACGCAGCACGGTCGCGAACTGGGGCACCATGTTCTTGAACGATTCCATAATCTTTGAACTTTTCGATTCCTGTGAGAAGCATTCGAGTTAGATCCTGGATCCAAAACGGATGATGATCGTGTTACACTTACTTGATAATACGAGAAAATACCGGTAACTATCACGACGGCGGCCAGCACAATGCCGAGGTACAGGTTATCGTCGGCCGGTTCCTCGACGGTACTGGCCTGAATCGAGTAGGCAACGAAGCAGAGAACAGCACCGATCCACAGCAGCAGAGCGAAGCCACCGAAGAGATTCTTGCAGAACTTGACCCATTCGGGCGTCTGTCTAGGTGGGGTAAGTGCGTTTGGTCCATCTCGTTCCAGGTTTTCTTTTGCTTTCGCATGGCTGAGACCctgtaacaaaaacaaaattagaacCGTCATTAAAATCATTCAGTGATAGCGGATCTAACGGTTGGGACTTACGTTTTCTGGATGTGTCTGTAGTCGCTGGTACAGTTCTTCCGGTGTGATTTTGTGGAAATCAATATCCAACTCCTGTTTCAAGTCATCCAAATTATCTCCTTTCTTCTTTGGTGGCATTTTGCGTCTTGTCTGTTGATGGTGGTGAACAATGAGAAATAATTAGTTACAAGGAATTCGGTCACAGAACCAGATCGAACGAGTTCCAACCGTACACTGCAGTCATACCGGACGTCTCGCTTGTTGGTAATATAGCTGACCGATGACTTTGAGATAAGGTGCCTTTTGACTTTGGGACGACGAAAGAAGGCTGGAAAGCGGTGAACAACACGCACGAGATAAGATATCACAGATGGCAATCGAAAGCGGGTTAATTATAGGCTCAAGTCTGGCTTTGCCGCGGAACGGGACCACTTGAAAACCGCAATCAGATCTGGTGATAGGTGACATACGCATCACTACTAAGTAGAGCGTGTTTCGTTCCGATGTGGTATTATCCGGTGTTATCAATTGCGGGGGACAAAACTGTTTATTTTTGCAAACGACTCTAGTTGGACTAATTTTGTATAAATTGGAGAAAAAACCGGTAATAACAAGTGACGTGTGCGTTCTGCAAAAGCGCAGTAGGCTAGATCTGGAAACTACAGTTGTCAGTTGGATTTCATTCGATCGGTGCCGAGGATAGGTCGTCGAAGTTTGTTAGATTGGATCTCTCGTACCACCAAAGCCCATTGCAACGAGTTCGTATGTGTGTGTCAGCTTATGCTGGTATTAGCTACCACAGCAATCGGATCCGGTACAGTACCGATTGCTGCTTTGCTAATAATAATCAGCActtgattagttttttttttatattttattgttaCGATGTGCTGCCAGCACCACTAAAATAGaaaatgtgtatttttttttaccgcAGAGATAGCTTATCCAAGACCCATTTTGCTGGAAACTGAATGTAGGCATGCATCGCTAAGGGTGGTTAAAAAGCTTGGCTGAGGATTAGTAAATTAAATTTGGACGGGTGATAAGAAACACTGTGAATATACGTGAATAATATACATGGTAAATAATAATTTGGTTAGTCATTGAGTGACATTTTAATACCTGTTTAAAAAATTCAGAGATATAGTAACGTTGAACaagttaacgtttttttttaacactGAATGTATGTTTCTATTTACTTGAGTAATTATTATATTAGTTTGTATTGACCAAAGATAAGTCTGAGAactcaaaatgaaaaattacagcGGGCTTTAAGttttctataaagtatgatgCACTGAATCGGTTCAGCGAGCAAAAAACAAGACCACGGACTAattcaatcaaaaatttatctactcagtatgtaaattttgacgtatgcttccgaaaaaaattgatttcaaaaatgCAACAAAAAAATTGTCAGCAGCTCGTTTAAGAAATCTGCaagtctggcatctctggtatcAAGGCAAGACGCACAGAAGACGTGATTGAGGAATCAGCTGTTTTGTCTAAAACGAGCAAAACGAGAAAACAATTCCGACAAATCTGTATAGAATGTTCAAAacaacgaatgtaacaatgagagattctctttgtttactttctctttcgattattgcgaaacattcctgcttttttcggtaaagtgcagattaaaagatgatagctttagttattattatcggtaattaattggagtgaaggattgctaagagtaccgtaataatcgaaagagaaagtaaacaaagagtatCTCTTtgctacattcgtcgttttgaacatttcatacagaaatattttgaaattggtttcaattacactgaagtctttttttatgcgaatttaggtaccgcataaaaaaaacgcataactctgaaaattcgcataaaaaaaccgcataactctgaaaattcgcataaaaaagtcgcgtaaaaacgcataaaaaaagacctcagtgtactcttATTATACCCATATTATTTGTCCACTTTCTTTCAATGTTTACTGAATAAAGCAACAAAATAAGAGTGTCGCACTTTTTCGATTTGTGCACGAACCATGAAGTTACGCATTAAtatatttctcggttgatttttcattagggcgtataaacaAGTGAAAGtatctctttaatcactctctctttcgattattgtgatgtgattaaaaagattttctttgatatcactattctgtttgaaagtcgaaaattGATTAGGTTTCGCAGTGAAGGCCGTGAACCAGACATGCCAGATATTTGCATACAAAATCTGTATTTCCCTGTATAaacaatctgtatttatctgtagtcaccagagctaataaaagtcattttcatgacgggaaataaatgtcactctcagcttcgcttgcaaattgtgagaacgaaatccatgtccatgtcaatgacataagcgtaACAGTGGTTTCAAAATTGCGTTCTTCCTTTCATTTTCCCTTTCTGTCATTTttagttttcaatgaatatcgaCACTACACAGCATACGATATTTGCTGtatagtgtcgatattcaatcgaagctttgagaatcgataatgacagaaaacgattctTAACGATTTTTAACTGTTGGTCTCGAATCTTTaggagttttggtttccaaagaggttctgaggtgtaattacttcgatttatcatattttagataCTCTTTATAGCTACATGTCAAAGATTTTCGAAATATCGAAGAGAGTATGAGATTTGAAATTCTATTGAttctccctgcagacgttagttttgtttgcaatgagagacgaaaattctttgtctctcttcgtttgttttggatgcgGTCAATTCCGAATGAGACAGTGAAATTTACGAATATGTGGTTGTCTGAAGTCTATTtttgcacacaaaaaaaaacgagtcacttcggaaatccgcgtaacttcggaaacccgAGTAGCTTCAGAAATCTgcttagcttcggaaatccgcgtagcttCAGAAATCACGTGACTTCGGAAACCCGCgttaaaaaactgcgtaacttcaggaatccgcgtaactttggaaatctgcgtagcttcggaaatatgcgtagcttcggaaatctgcgtagctTCGATAGCCCACGtataaaaactgcataacttcggaaatctgcgtagaaaaaatcgcgtagcttcggaaatccgcatataaAAAAATCGTAAACTTCTGAAATCCGCGTACCTTTGAATATTCCCGTGAAAAAAATGCGTCACCTTGGAAATCAGCGTAAAAAATCACATATCTGCTTGAAAACTGCGTATCTTCGTACCTCcgcgcaacttcggaaatctacgTAAAAATCTGTAACGTAACATCGGAAATCCGCATGAAAAaatcacgtaacttcggaaatccacgtaactttggaaattcgtgTTAAAATCTGATcaggtaatcagtaatcagcgtATAAAGACTGAGtatcttcggaaatctgcgtaactttggaaatccatgTGGAAAAAACTTCTGTAATCGATAGATTCTGcgtaaaaaactgcgtaactttggGAAATCGGTTTAATAAACTTTGTATCTTTAGAAATCTACGTAAAAACCTACGTAACTTCGGATATCCGAGTAGCtccggaaatctgcgtaacttcggaaatccgcatgaaGAAAACTCGTAACTTCGGAAGTCCGTATAGAAAAAACtgggtaacttcggaaatctgcataaaaaccaaaattaaatttgtaaattcagaaatcagcgtttggaaaaaatcgcgtaacttcggaaaaccaTATGAGAAAAAACTGCGATATTTCGGTAATTGCCGCATAAATAAACTGCGTAACTTCTGGAAATTGGCTTAACAAACTGCGTAACTTTGGAACATCGGTTCAATAAACTTTGTATCTTTGGAAATCTGCGTATAAAACTGCTTAACTTCGGATATCCGAGTAAAAAACGGCGAAACTTCGcgtaaaaacgcgtaacttcggaaatccgcgtagcttcgggaatccgcgtaacttcggaaatccgcatgaaaaaaacgcgtagcttcggaaatccgtgttgaAAAGACtgggtaacttcggaaatctgcataaaaccaaagtaaaatttgtaaattcagaaatcagcgtagaaaaaaatcgcgtagcttcggaaatccgcgtaaaaaaacattACTTCGGAAATCTACGTAAataaactgcgtaacttcggaaatccgcgtgaaaaaatcacgtaacttcggaaatctgcgtaacgttggaaatccgcgtaaaaaacgtgtaacttcggaaatccgagtaGAAAAAAATCGCGTTACTTCGGTAATCGGTGATTTCTGCGTAACTTCGGGAAATCGGCTTAAAAAACTGCGtaccttcggaaatccgcgtaaaaaacgcgtaaTTTTAGAGATCTGCGGAAATAactgcgtagcttcggaaatccacgtaaaaaaaacgcgcaacttcggaaatacgcgtaactttggaaatccacatgaaaaaacacgtaacttcggaaatccgtgtagaaAAAACTGGGTAAGttcaaaaatctgcataaaaaccaaaatgaaatttgtaaattcggaaagcagcgtaaaaaaaatcgcgtaactttgaaaatccaTGTGGTAAAAACTGCGTTACTTCGGTAATCGGTCATATCTGCGTAAATAAAACTGGGTAACTTCGGGAAATCGGCTTAAAGCTGTGtatcttcggaaatctgcgtaaaaaaactacgtaactttggaaatccgtgtACAAAATAATACGTTATTTCGGTAATCCGCGTATGAAAACTGCGTAAAAAGATACGTAGCTTCGGAtttccatgaaaaaaaaatcgcgtcacttcggaaattcacgtaaaataaatgcgcaactTCGGAAATACACTTAAAAAGAAACCGCGATAAAAAAGGCCTCAGTGTAttgatcatcaaatatctgcaaAATGAACTTTGTGAGTTGCCCATTGATTGAAAAACctttatctcgtcactgcaatcgaATACTAAACGATAGCTCAGACGGgaaggtttatttttttcatcattactttttgtgaaatctgAATAAACCTGTATTGAATGTAGGAATTCTCGTTCAATTTTCCGACGAGTTGGATGAGTAGGTTAAACCGTCACGTTTTACCACAAAGAAGGTTGAAAAGCATGAGACAATGCTTTTTAACCTGTTGAAGAATGCTCAAGATTCTAAACCATTTCGGGGATGAACAATCATTTGTTTCTACCTAGTTTGTTTCGTTTATCCTTCCTGAATAATATTttctttctttacactttctctAGTGAAAATTATGAAAAGTTATGGAAAACTGAACTGCGATTTAAGTTGAACTTCTAAGTGACACTGACAGTTGACTTTGAACTGTTGTACCCCTAACGAATCGAAGTCGAAACATAAACCAAAAATCAGCTATTTTCGATTTTTGTCTGAAAAATTCGGATATTTCTATCCTAATCTTAATCATACTATAGTTCAAAAACATGAAAAGCGTATTCAAATGCCACTCCTAGATGATTAATGCTAATAGGTTATTTGTAATTCGCATTCACTAATAGGTTAGTATAAGTAAAATTTCtttcttctctctctctcgtccACCAGTCTCGGTTAGTAGTAGTAGTATTTGTACAACTCCAGGAATCAGATAAAAACTAAATGAACTATCCTACCTTAAGCTGACCATCAGCAGTGAGGTTGTCATCCTTCAGCGGTGCCACGGTGGCGACTCGGTACGAGTCTGTCCTACCGGTCTGCAGGGTTTCGCGACGATGAAGGGCAATGATGATAATTGACGGTAGTAGCGATGGTGGTTGTGGTGGTGGATTTTGGATATTAACGATGAACGAGCAGGCAGGGCATGAGAGAATGCAAatttgtatgcaagcaattCAAATCAACAGGGGAACGTTGGTTGGTAgcacacgtacacacacacaaaaaaacacgaaaaatcatatgcatgaaaataaataaaaaagaatttaaaaaaatcatcatgaTTAGAATGGTTTCTAAACAGCTTAAACATAGTAAATAAAATACAGTCATGGAAGGATGCTTTTGTTTTCGGGGTAGG
This genomic window from Malaya genurostris strain Urasoe2022 chromosome 1, Malgen_1.1, whole genome shotgun sequence contains:
- the LOC131435941 gene encoding sodium/potassium-transporting ATPase subunit alpha isoform X3; the protein is MPPKKKGDNLDDLKQELDIDFHKITPEELYQRLQTHPENGLSHAKAKENLERDGPNALTPPRQTPEWVKFCKNLFGGFALLLWIGAVLCFVAYSIQASTVEEPADDNLYLGIVLAAVVIVTGIFSYYQESKSSKIMESFKNMVPQFATVLREGEKLTLRAEDLVIGDVVEVKFGDRIPADIRIIEARSFKVDNSSLTGESEPQSRGPEFTHDNPLETKNLAFFSTNAVEGTAKGVVISCGDHTVMGRIAGLASGLDTGETPIAKEIHHFIHIITGVAVFLGVTFFVIAFILGYHWLDAVIFLIGIIVANVPEGLLATVTVCLTLTAKRMASKNCLVKNLEAVETLGSTSTICSDKTGTLTQNRMTVAHMWFDNQIIEADTTEDQSGVQYDRTSPGFKALSRIASLCNRAEFKGGQDGVPILKKEVSGDASEAALLKCMELALGDILSIRKRNKKVCEIPFNSTNKYQVSIHETEDPSDPRYLLVMKGAPERILERCSTIFINGKEKLMDEEMKEAFNNAYLELGGLGERVLGFCDFMLPSDKYPHGYKFNADDVNFPVENLRFVGLMSMIDPPRAAVPDAVAKCRSAGIKVIMVTGDHPITAKAIAKSVGIISEGNETVEDIAQRLNIPVSEVNPREAKAAVVHGSELRDLSGDQIDEILRYHTEIVFARTSPQQKLIIVEGCQRLGAIVAVTGDGVNDSPALKKADIGVAMGIAGSDVSKQAADMILLDDNFASIVTGVEEGRLIFDNLKKSIAYTLTSNIPEISPFLAFILCDIPLPLGTVTILCIDLGTDMIPAISLAYEESEADIMKRRPRDPYKDKLVNERLISMAYGQIGMIQAAAGFFVYFVIMAENGFLPLKLFGIRKSWDSKAVNDLTDSYGQEWTYRDRKTLEFTCHTAFFVSIVIVQWADLIICKTRRNSILHQGMRNWALNFGIVFETILAAILSYTPGMDKGLRMFPLKFVWWLPALPFSLSIFVYDEIRRFYLRRNPGGWLEQETYY
- the LOC131435941 gene encoding sodium/potassium-transporting ATPase subunit alpha isoform X5, with translation MPPKKKGDNLDDLKQELDIDFHKITPEELYQRLQTHPENGLSHAKAKENLERDGPNALTPPRQTPEWVKFCKNLFGGFALLLWIGAVLCFVAYSIQASTVEEPADDNLYLGIVLAAVVIVTGIFSYYQESKSSKIMESFKNMVPQFATVLREGEKLTLRAEDLVIGDVVEVKFGDRIPADIRIIEARSFKVDNSSLTGESEPQSRGPEFTHDNPLETKNLAFFSTNAVEGTAKGVVISCGDHTVMGRIAGLASGLDTGETPIAKEIHHFIHIITGVAVFLGVTFFVIAFILGYHWLDAVIFLIGIIVANVPEGLLATVTVCLTLTAKRMASKNCLVKNLEAVETLGSTSTICSDKTGTLTQNRMTVAHMWFDNQIIEADTTEDQSGVQYDRTSPGFKALSRIASLCNRAEFKGGQDGVPILKKEVSGDASEAALLKCMELALGDILSIRKRNKKVCEIPFNSTNKYQVSIHETEDPSDPRYLLVMKGAPERILERCSTIFINGKEKLMDEEMKEAFNNAYLELGGLGERVLGFCDFMLPSDKYPHGYKFNADDVNFPVENLRFVGLMSMIDPPRAAVPDAVAKCRSAGIKVIMVTGDHPITAKAIAKSVGIISEGNETVEDIAQRLNIPVSEVNPREAKAAVVHGSELRDLSGDQIDEILRYHTEIVFARTSPQQKLIIVEGCQRLGAIVAVTGDGVNDSPALKKADIGVAMGIAGSDVSKQAADMILLDDNFASIVTGVEEGRLIFDNLKKSIAYTLTSNIPEISPFLAFILCDIPLPLGTVTILCIDLGTDMVPAISLAYEAAESDIMKRRPRDPYRDNLVNRRLISMAYGQIGMIQAAAGFFVYFVIMAENGFLPLKLFGIRKSWDSKAVNDLTDSYGQEWTYRDRKTLEFTCHTAFFVSIVIVQWADLIICKTRRNSILHQGMRNWALNFGIVFETILAAILSYTPGMDKGLRMFPLKFVWWLPALPFSLSIFVYDEIRRFYLRRNPGGWLEQETYY
- the LOC131435941 gene encoding sodium/potassium-transporting ATPase subunit alpha isoform X4 encodes the protein MPAETGRTDSYRVATVAPLKDDNLTADGQLKTRRKMPPKKKGDNLDDLKQELDIDFHKITPEELYQRLQTHPENGLSHAKAKENLERDGPNALTPPRQTPEWVKFCKNLFGGFALLLWIGAVLCFVAYSIQASTVEEPADDNLYLGIVLAAVVIVTGIFSYYQESKSSKIMESFKNMVPQFATVLREGEKLTLRAEDLVIGDVVEVKFGDRIPADIRIIEARSFKVDNSSLTGESEPQSRGPEFTHDNPLETKNLAFFSTNAVEGTAKGVVISCGDHTVMGRIAGLASGLDTGETPIAKEIHHFIHIITGVAVFLGVTFFVIAFILGYHWLDAVIFLIGIIVANVPEGLLATVTVCLTLTAKRMASKNCLVKNLEAVETLGSTSTICSDKTGTLTQNRMTVAHMWFDNQIIEADTTEDQSGVQYDRTSPGFKALSRIASLCNRAEFKGGQDGVPILKKEVSGDASEAALLKCMELALGDILSIRKRNKKVCEIPFNSTNKYQVSIHETEDPSDPRYLLVMKGAPERILERCSTIFINGKEKLMDEEMKEAFNNAYLELGGLGERVLGFCDFMLPSDKYPHGYKFNADDVNFPVENLRFVGLMSMIDPPRAAVPDAVAKCRSAGIKVIMVTGDHPITAKAIAKSVGIISEGNETVEDIAQRLNIPVSEVNPREAKAAVVHGSELRDLSGDQIDEILRYHTEIVFARTSPQQKLIIVEGCQRLGAIVAVTGDGVNDSPALKKADIGVAMGIAGSDVSKQAADMILLDDNFASIVTGVEEGRLIFDNLKKSIAYTLTSNIPEISPFLAFILCDIPLPLGTVTILCIDLGTDMVPAISLAYEAAESDIMKRRPRDPYRDNLVNRRLISMAYGQIGMIQAAAGFFVYFVIMAENGFLPLKLFGIRKSWDSKAVNDLTDSYGQEWTYRDRKTLEFTCHTAFFVSIVIVQWADLIICKTRRNSILHQGMRNWALNFGIVFETILAAILSYTPGMDKGLRMFPLKFVWWLPALPFSLSIFVYDEIRRFYLRRNPGGWLEQETYY
- the LOC131435941 gene encoding sodium/potassium-transporting ATPase subunit alpha isoform X2 gives rise to the protein MPPKKKGDNLDDLKQELDIDFHKITPEELYQRLQTHPENGLSHAKAKENLERDGPNALTPPRQTPEWVKFCKNLFGGFALLLWIGAVLCFVAYSIQASTVEEPADDNLYLGIVLAAVVIVTGIFSYYQESKSSKIMESFKNMVPQFATVLREGEKLTLRAEDLVIGDVVEVKFGDRIPADIRIIEARSFKVDNSSLTGESEPQSRGPEFTHDNPLETKNLAFFSTNAVEGTAKGVVISCGDHTVMGRIAGLASGLDTGETPIAKEIHHFIHIITGVAVFLGVTFFVIAFILGYHWLDAVIFLIGIIVANVPEGLLATVTVCLTLTAKRMASKNCLVKNLEAVETLGSTSTICSDKTGTLTQNRMTVAHMWFDNQIIEADTTEDQSGVQYDRTSPGFKALSRIASLCNRAEFKGGQDGVPILKKEVSGDASEAALLKCMELALGDILSIRKRNKKVCEIPFNSTNKYQVSIHETEDPSDPRYLLVMKGAPERILERCSTIFINGKEKLMDEEMKEAFNNAYLELGGLGERVLGFCDFMLPSDKYPHGYKFNADDVNFPVENLRFVGLMSMIDPPRAAVPDAVAKCRSAGIKVIMVTGDHPITAKAIAKSVGIISEGNETVEDIAQRLNIPVSEVNPREAKAAVVHGSELRDLSGDQIDEILRYHTEIVFARTSPQQKLIIVEGCQRLGAIVAVTGDGVNDSPALKKADIGVAMGIAGSDVSKQAADMILLDDNFASIVTGVEEGRLIFDNLKKSIAYTLTSNIPEISPFLAFILCDIPLPLGTVTILCIDLGTDMVPAISLAYEEAESDIMKRQPRNPFTDKLVNERLISMAYGQIGMIQAAAGFFVYFVIMAENGFLPLKLFGIRKSWDSKAVNDLTDSYGQEWTYRDRKTLEFTCHTAFFVSIVIVQWADLIICKTRRNSILHQGMRNWALNFGIVFETILAAILSYTPGMDKGLRMFPLKFVWWLPALPFSLSIFVYDEIRRFYLRRNPGGWLEQETYY
- the LOC131435941 gene encoding sodium/potassium-transporting ATPase subunit alpha isoform X1, with translation MPPKKKGDNLDDLKQELDIDFHKITPEELYQRLQTHPENGLSHAKAKENLERDGPNALTPPRQTPEWVKFCKNLFGGFALLLWIGAVLCFVAYSIQASTVEEPADDNLYLGIVLAAVVIVTGIFSYYQESKSSKIMESFKNMVPQFATVLREGEKLTLRAEDLVIGDVVEVKFGDRIPADIRIIEARSFKVDNSSLTGESEPQSRGPEFTHDNPLETKNLAFFSTNAVEGTAKGVVISCGDHTVMGRIAGLASGLDTGETPIAKEIHHFIHIITGVAVFLGVTFFVIAFILGYHWLDAVIFLIGIIVANVPEGLLATVTVCLTLTAKRMASKNCLVKNLEAVETLGSTSTICSDKTGTLTQNRMTVAHMWFDNQIIEADTTEDQSGVQYDRTSPGFKALSRIASLCNRAEFKGGQDGVPILKKEVSGDASEAALLKCMELALGDILSIRKRNKKVCEIPFNSTNKYQVSIHETEDPSDPRYLLVMKGAPERILERCSTIFINGKEKLMDEEMKEAFNNAYLELGGLGERVLGFCDFMLPSDKYPHGYKFNADDVNFPVENLRFVGLMSMIDPPRAAVPDAVAKCRSAGIKVIMVTGDHPITAKAIAKSVGIISEGNETVEDIAQRLNIPVSEVNPREAKAAVVHGSELRDLSGDQIDEILRYHTEIVFARTSPQQKLIIVEGCQRLGAIVAVTGDGVNDSPALKKADIGVAMGIAGSDVSKQAADMILLDDNFASIVTGVEEGRLIFDNLKKSIAYTLTSNIPEISPFLAFILCDIPLPLGTVTILCIDLGTDMVPAISLAYEHAESDIMKRPPRDPFNDKLVNERLISMAYGQIGMIQAAAGFFVYFVIMAENGFLPLKLFGIRKSWDSKAVNDLTDSYGQEWTYRDRKTLEFTCHTAFFVSIVIVQWADLIICKTRRNSILHQGMRNWALNFGIVFETILAAILSYTPGMDKGLRMFPLKFVWWLPALPFSLSIFVYDEIRRFYLRRNPGGWLEQETYY